A region of the Agromyces sp. CF514 genome:
GGCACGAAGCCGTTGCCGCCCACGAACCGGAACGGCGGCTTGCCGGGCGGCGCCGCCTCGAGCAGCTCGCCGTAGTCGAGCGGCGCGAGCGCCACCTCGGTCACCGAGGGCAGTTCGAGCAGGGGCGCGAGCAGCCGGCGAAGCTCGGCCTCGCTGCCGCGAAGTGCGACGCCCAACTGCGGGCCGCCCGGCATCTCGGGGCCGAACGGCGGCATGACGAGCAGCGTCGAGTTCAGCTCGTCGGGTGAGGCGAGCGTGACCTCGCGCCAGGCGCGCAGCACCGCGGGCACGTCTGAGTCGTCGAACCGCACCTGCCCGCCGACCAGGCCGTCGACGGGGCTCGCGCGGAACGTGAAGCGCGTCACGATGCCGAAGTTGCCGCCACCGCCGCGGAGCGCCCAGAACAGGTCGGCATGCGAATCGGCGTTCGCCGCGACGACGTCGCCCGAAGCCGTCACGACCTCCGCCTCGACGAGCAGGTCGACGGCGAGCCCGTGCGTGCGCACGAGCCAGCCGATGCCGCCCCCGACGCCGATGCCTCCGACGCCGACATCGCGCGTGTCGCCCGAGGTGACGGCGAGCCCGTGCGGCGCCAGCGCGTCGGCGACGTCGGACCAGTGCGCCCCGCCGCCGACGTCGACGAGGTCGCCGTCGCGGAGCGTGACGGCGTCGAGCGCCGCGAGATCGATCACGAGGCCGTCGGTCGCGGGTTCGCCGCCGTGGCCGCCGCTGCGCACGTGGATCGCCAGGCCGTGCGCCACGGCGGTGCGGACGGCGTCGGCGACCTCGGCGGAGTTCGTCGGCCGCACGACCGCATCGGGCGTTCCGGGGCCGAGGAACACCGTGCGGCCGGCGTCGTATTCGGGGCTGCCCGGCCCGAAGGCACGGCCGGGCAGGGCTTCGCTCAGCGTCGAGAGGATGGACATGGCGGGAGTCTGACAGGCACTGCCGACATCCGGAATCCCCGATCGGAACCGAAACCGGTGTCGAGCGAGGGAGGTGAGGCGTCAGTGCGGCAGCACGAGCATGACCCCGAGGGTGATCATGACGACCGCGATGACGCCGTCGAGCACACGCCACGCCCGGGGGCTCGCGAGCACGCCGCCGAGCAGCCTCGACCCGTAGGCGAGGCCGAAGAACCAGACGATGCTCGCGAGGCCCGCGCCGGCGGCGAACGCCCAGCGCCCGTCGCCGTGGGTGCTCGCGATCGACCCGAGCAGGAACAGCGTGTCGAGGTACACGTGCGGGTTCAGCCAGGTGAGCGCGAGGCACGTGAGCACGGCGGCCGTGAGCGTGGTGCGGCCGACGGCGGCGCCTGCCGATCCGGCGTGGCGAGTCGCACGGGGCGCCGTGGGCGTTCGTGCGGGTCGGGTCATCGTCGGGGAAGCGGATGCCGCGGCCGGGCCGGGAACGGCGGCCGAGGTGTCCCGACCCGAGCCTTCCGCACCCGGGCCGCCCGCGGCATCCGTCTCACCGTGACCGAGACCGTCGCCGTCGCCGTCGGCGGAACCCTCGCCCGCGACCAGCGCCTCGCCGCTCGGTCGGATCGCGCGCTTGGCCGCGAGCAGGCCGTAGACGACGAGGAACGCCGCTCCTGCCCAGCGCACGGCCTCGACGAGCCACGGCACGGCCTGGAGCACCGCTCCGACGCCCGAGACGCCGAGCACGATGAGCGTCAGGTCGCTGAGCGCGCAGATCGCGGCGACGACGAAGACGTGCTCGCGGCGGATGCCCTGGCGCAGCA
Encoded here:
- a CDS encoding FAD-binding oxidoreductase yields the protein MSILSTLSEALPGRAFGPGSPEYDAGRTVFLGPGTPDAVVRPTNSAEVADAVRTAVAHGLAIHVRSGGHGGEPATDGLVIDLAALDAVTLRDGDLVDVGGGAHWSDVADALAPHGLAVTSGDTRDVGVGGIGVGGGIGWLVRTHGLAVDLLVEAEVVTASGDVVAANADSHADLFWALRGGGGNFGIVTRFTFRASPVDGLVGGQVRFDDSDVPAVLRAWREVTLASPDELNSTLLVMPPFGPEMPGGPQLGVALRGSEAELRRLLAPLLELPSVTEVALAPLDYGELLEAAPPGKPPFRFVGGNGFVPELSDAFLDACVQALDASAPTMLMLRALGGGFGRVAPEATPIAFRDAQAFLVVNGVLGPDASDEAAADLLLEVDAPLAHTSGRYANFTQEYGDDVLATIYPPATLERLRRVKAQVDPRDAFRPAHHIRPA
- a CDS encoding LysE/ArgO family amino acid transporter, producing MPLSSALAGLGLGLSLIVAIGAQNLFVLRQGIRREHVFVVAAICALSDLTLIVLGVSGVGAVLQAVPWLVEAVRWAGAAFLVVYGLLAAKRAIRPSGEALVAGEGSADGDGDGLGHGETDAAGGPGAEGSGRDTSAAVPGPAAASASPTMTRPARTPTAPRATRHAGSAGAAVGRTTLTAAVLTCLALTWLNPHVYLDTLFLLGSIASTHGDGRWAFAAGAGLASIVWFFGLAYGSRLLGGVLASPRAWRVLDGVIAVVMITLGVMLVLPH